A single region of the Musa acuminata AAA Group cultivar baxijiao chromosome BXJ1-11, Cavendish_Baxijiao_AAA, whole genome shotgun sequence genome encodes:
- the LOC135597218 gene encoding PRA1 family protein F3-like has product MVGGVPKMQKTSPPTYAPNPASSQSAWPQAMESPALPIRSAAAAPSSSSSPAARTADLVSRFKEQGKALIAAQRPWPQLVNTTALSRPANAGEAVARLRRNLAYFHSNYALFAIAALSASLLWHPAALVAFVALVAAWFLLYFSRDQPLVLFGRLIDDGTVLGALSVATVVALLFSDVGSTVFGALMVGAALVCLHAVFRATDDLFLDEAEVASGGLAVPAFGIPVQPQAYVRIV; this is encoded by the coding sequence ATGGTTGGAGGAGTTCCCAAGATGCAGAAGACCTCGCCGCCCACTTACGCCCCCAACCCCGCCTCCTCACAGTCGGCCTGGCCCCAGGCGATGGAATCCCCCGCGCTGCCGATCAGATCGGCAGCGGCGGCGCCATCTTCCAGTTCCTCCCCGGCCGCCCGCACTGCCGATCTGGTTTCTCGGTTCAAAGAGCAGGGAAAGGCCCTGATCGCTGCTCAGCGCCCCTGGCCGCAGCTCGTCAATACCACCGCCCTCTCCCGCCCCGCCAACGCCGGCGAGGCCGTCGCCCGCCTCCGCCGCAACCTCGCCTACTTCCACTCTAACTACGCCCTCTTCGCGATCGCCGCCCTCTCCGCCTCCCTCCTCTGGCACCCCGCCGCCCTGGTCGCCTTCGTCGCCCTCGTCGCCGCCTGGTTCCTCCTCTACTTTTCCCGCGACCAGCCGCTCGTCCTCTTTGGGCGCCTGATTGACGACGGGACTGTCCTTGGAGCCCTCTCCGTAGCCACGGTCGTCGCCCTACTGTTTTCCGACGTGGGATCGACTGTCTTCGGAGCCCTCATGGTGGGGGCGGCGCTCGTCTGCTTGCACGCGGTGTTCAGGGCAACGGATGATCTGTTTCTCGATGAAGCAGAGGTTGCAAGCGGCGGATTGGCTGTCCCTGCGTTTGGGATTCCGGTGCAGCCGCAGGCCTATGTTCGGATTGTGTGA
- the LOC135597219 gene encoding pentatricopeptide repeat-containing protein At5g14770, mitochondrial-like, translating to MTPSLSLFLRPSNTIEAFTTTASSAPTRLSSLFSSSSCRHRPPPSKSRLYASFFCALIRAHLACGQLSAALRALRHMRSLGLRPTLLSWNRLLSRFNSAGFVAEVPALYSELSRSSAKPDSFTHNVLIHAFCKMGSLDAALRVLRSDAEIDAVSYNTVIWGFCDLELAESAVGLLSEMLKKGFPFDCFTCNILVKGLCRKGQLGVAESLSDMLVQGGITRDVIGFNTLIDSYCKMGKMDGAQGLVESMMAENVSPDIVTCNTLIHGFCRNRDFGMARRVMEDIGAHLEPNVITHTTFIGEYCKRGQLEEAFVLYEDMVKSGILPNVVTYTSLINGLCNKGRLSEAYALFREMEKMGVAPNHVTYCTLIDSLFKAGRERDSFALLGEIVARGVVMDLVLHTTFMDGLFKLSKVDDAEQMFRLICSPCLIPSHVAYSALIDGRCKLGDMEGAESALLEMQRKLLNVNVVTYSSIINGYIRKQLLAKALDAMKKMTERNTCPNVVTYGTVIDGMFKIGNEEVALQMYKEMREEGLDVNNYVIDSLVNGLRKNGRMEEAESLFRNMEQNGVLMDRVNFTSLMDGLFKIGNTSAAFNVGQEMIEKNHVPDVVVYNVFINSLCNLGKSSQAKSFLSEMKNMGLNPDHATYNTLINAHCKEGRIDKALELSKEMMSVGLMPNRITYNTLIGGLCEVGEAEKAVDLLIEMAAGGFFPSSSACRNVLHACSKCKRADLIVQTHKKVVNMGLGHDITLYNTMIHALCTLGMTRKANVLLKDMLARGIKADTITFNVLMLGHCKSGHLDKAFDMYSQMLLEGISPSIATYNTLLGGLSAAGRIGEADKLINEMKKREVLPNNFTYDILITAYGKQSNRKESIRLYCEMVMKGFVPKLSTYNVLISDFAKVGMMKQAIELFNEMNKRGVLPNSSTYDILISGWSKLLNGSEVKRLLKEMTGKGFAPGEETLGFISKAFARPGRTLGAQKLLRKLYKI from the coding sequence CCCATCTCGCCTGCGGCCAGCTTTCGGCCGCCCTCCGCGCCCTCCGCCACATGCGCTCCCTCGGCCTTCGCCCCACCCTCCTCTCCTGGAACCGCCTCCTCTCCCGATTCAACTCCGCCGGCTTCGTCGCGGAGGTTCCCGCCCTCTACTCCGAGCTCAGCCGCTCCTCCGCCAAGCCCGACTCCTTCACTCACAACGTCCTCATCCACGCTTTCTGCAAGATGGGCTCCCTCGACGCTGCCCTCCGCGTCCTCCGCTCGGACGCAGAGATCGACGCCGTGTCCTACAACACCGTCATTTGGGGCTTTTGTGATCTAGAATTGGCCGAGTCCGCCGTCGGGTTGCTGTCGGAGATGCTGAAGAAGGGGTTTCCTTTTGATTGCTTCACCTGCAACATTTTGGTCAAAGGATTGTGCCGAAAGGGGCAGCTGGGGGTTGCGGAGTCGCTGTCGGATATGCTGGTTCAAGGCGGGATCACAAGGGATGTCATCGGGTTTAATACGCTGATTGACTCGTACTGCAAGATGGGGAAGATGGATGGGGCTCAAGGGCTGGTGGAGAGTATGATGGCGGAGAATGTTTCGCCAGATATCGTCACTTGTAACACTTTGATCCATGGGTTTTGTCGGAACAGAGATTTCGGTATGGCGAGGAGAGTGATGGAAGATATAGGTGCCCATTTGGAGCCAAATGTTATCACTCACACGACGTTCATCGGTGAATATTGCAAGAGGGGACAGCTCGAAGAAGCCTTTGTTCTATACGAAGATATGGTCAAGAGTGGGATCTTGCCTAATGTTGTCACATACACTTCGCTGATCAATGGACTCTGCAACAAGGGGAGATTGTCGGAGGCATATGCTCTCTTTAGAGAGATGGAGAAGATGGGTGTTGCTCCGAATCATGTTACGTACTGTACTCTCATAGATTCGTTATTTAAAGCTGGCAGAGAAAGGGATTCTTTTGCTCTTCTTGGTGAGATTGTTGCTCGAGGTGTTGTGATGGATTTGGTTTTACACACTACCTTCATGGATGGACTATTCAAGTTGAGTAAGGTTGATGATGCAGAGCAGATGTTTCGGCTGATTTGCTCACCTTGTCTCATCCCCAGTCATGTTGCATATTCAGCTTTGATTGATGGGCGTTGCAAGTTAGGAGATATGGAGGGAGCAGAATCTGCATTGTTGGAGATGCAGAGGAAGTTGCTGAATGTGAATGTTGTTACTTACTCTTCTATCATCAATGGTTATATTAGAAAACAACTACTTGCTAAGGCTCTTGATGCTATGAAAAAGATGACGGAAAGAAATACCTGTCCGAATGTTGTAACCTATGGAACAGTTATAGATGGCATGTTCAAGATTGGGAATGAAGAAGTAGCTCTTCAGATGTATAAGGAAATGAGAGAGGAAGGTTTGGATGTAAACAACTATGTCATTGATTCTTTGGTTAATGGATTGAGGAAGAATGGAAGGATGGAAGAAGCAGAGAGTCTGTTCAGAAATATGGAACAAAATGGTGTATTGATGGACCGTGTTAATTTCACCTCCTTGATGGATGGGCTTTTTAAGATTGGTAACACATCTGCAGCTTTCAATGTTGGCCAAGAAATGATAGAGAAAAATCATGTTCCTGATGTTGTTGTGTATAATGTATTTATAAATTCTCTCTGCAACCTTGGAAAGTCTAGTCAGGCAAAATCCTTTCTCTCTGAAATGAAAAATATGGGTTTAAATCCTGATCATGCAACATACAACACTTTGATTAATGCACACTGTAAGGAGGGAAGGATAGATAAGGCTCTTGAACTTAGTAAAGAAATGATGAGTGTTGGCCTGATGCCTAATCGCATCACATACAATACCCTGATTGGAGGTCTCTGTGAGGTTGGGGAAGCGGAGAAAGCTGTGGATTTGTTGATTGAAATGGCTGCTGGTGGTTTCTTCCCAAGTTCTTCCGCTTGCAGAAATGTGTTACATGCATGTTCTAAATGTAAGAGAGCAGATTTGATAGTACAAACACACAAGAAGGTAGTAAATATGGGACTTGGTCATGATATCACTCTTTATAATACAATGATTCATGCTTTATGTACTCTTGGGATGACAAGGAAAGCCAATGTTCTTTTGAAGGATATGTTGGCAAGAGGGATCAAAGCTGATACTATTACTTTCAATGTTCTTATGCTAGGACATTGCAAGAGTGGCCATCTTGATAAAGCATTTGATATGTACTCTCAAATGCTTCTTGAAGGCATATCCCCAAGTATTGCAACTTACAATACCCTGTTAGGTGGCCTATCAGCTGCTGGAAGGATTGGTGAAGCAGATAAGCTGATAAACGAGATGAAGAAAAGGGAGGTACTTCCAAATAATTTTACTTATGATATACTAATTACAGCCTATGGAAAGCAAAGCAATAGAAAAGAATCTATAAGGCTATATTGTGAAATGGTAATGAAAGGATTTGTTCCTAAACTTAGCACCTATAATGTGCTTATTAGTGACTTTGCCAAAGTTGGAATGATGAAGCAAGCCATTGAGTTGTTTAATGAAATGAATAAAAGAGGTGTATTGCCCAATTCTTCAACATATGACATACTAATTAGTGGGTGGTCGAAGCTACTGAATGGGTCTGAGGTTAAAAGGCTGCTGAAAGAGATGACTGGAAAGGGTTTTGCTCCTGGCGAAGAGACACTTGGTTTCATTAGTAAAGCCTTTGCAAGACCAGGGAGGACGTTGGGAGCTCAGAAGTTACTTAGAAAGTTGTACAAGATATGA